In one window of Rhodanobacter sp. FDAARGOS 1247 DNA:
- a CDS encoding potassium transporter Kup, with amino-acid sequence MSNSPQKRRLAALALGAVGVVYGDIGTSPLYTLKEVFGAHGVPASPANVLGALSLVFWSLIIVVSIKYLLFIMRADNRGEGGIMALLALAQRSARHVPRLRMSLIALGLFGAALFYGDGVITPAISVLSAVEGLKVAAPALERWVVPITIGVIVGLFWLQKHGTHRIGAVFGPVCAVWFISIAGLGVLGIARNPEVLLALSPGYGFDFFLRNQAEAFFALGAVVLAVTGTEALYADMGHFGKRPIQLAWFNFVLPALVLNYFGQGALILHDPAAVANPFYHLVPRFMLYPMIALATAATVIASQAVISGAFSMTREAMQLGYMPRMPVVHTSHEMAGQIFVPWINRVLLVLIVAAVLGFRSSDNLGAAYGIAVTGTMVITTLLALVVARYQWRWRLPAVLATGACLLTVDLGFFSANLVKVEHGGWFPLALGLGVFVAMTTWRRGRELVVREIQQGGLALAPFIRNLADHPATRVPGTAVFLTANPESIPSSLLHNLKHNKVLHERNVLLTVETLDTPRAEPAEWFEWTALGEGFIRLRLRFGFGEDPDVPLRLAQCGPAGLPFDMMETTFFVSRETVVAGRHAHGMAAWRDRLFAFMAHNALSATAFFQIPGNRRIELGSEVEI; translated from the coding sequence ATGAGCAACTCTCCACAAAAGCGCCGCCTCGCCGCGCTGGCGCTCGGCGCCGTGGGCGTGGTCTACGGTGACATCGGCACCAGCCCCCTGTACACGCTGAAGGAAGTGTTCGGCGCGCATGGCGTGCCGGCCTCTCCGGCGAATGTGCTGGGCGCGCTGAGCCTGGTGTTCTGGTCGCTGATCATCGTGGTCTCGATCAAGTACCTGCTTTTCATCATGCGCGCCGACAACCGCGGCGAGGGCGGCATCATGGCCTTGCTGGCGCTGGCCCAGCGCAGCGCGCGGCACGTGCCACGGCTGCGCATGAGCCTGATTGCGCTGGGCCTGTTCGGTGCTGCGCTGTTCTACGGCGACGGCGTGATTACCCCGGCGATCTCGGTGCTGTCGGCGGTCGAGGGACTGAAAGTGGCCGCGCCCGCGCTTGAACGCTGGGTGGTACCGATCACCATCGGCGTCATCGTCGGCCTGTTCTGGCTGCAGAAGCACGGCACCCACCGCATCGGCGCCGTGTTCGGCCCGGTCTGCGCGGTCTGGTTCATCAGCATCGCCGGGCTCGGCGTGCTGGGTATCGCGCGCAACCCGGAAGTCCTGCTGGCGCTCAGCCCGGGCTACGGCTTCGACTTCTTTCTGCGCAATCAGGCCGAAGCCTTCTTCGCGCTGGGTGCGGTGGTGCTGGCGGTCACCGGCACGGAGGCGCTTTATGCGGACATGGGCCATTTCGGCAAGCGGCCGATCCAGCTGGCCTGGTTCAATTTCGTGTTGCCGGCGCTGGTGCTGAACTACTTCGGCCAGGGCGCGCTGATCCTTCACGACCCCGCTGCGGTGGCCAACCCGTTCTACCACCTGGTACCGCGGTTCATGCTGTACCCGATGATCGCGCTGGCGACCGCGGCCACCGTGATCGCCTCGCAGGCGGTGATCTCCGGCGCATTCTCGATGACGCGCGAGGCGATGCAACTGGGCTACATGCCACGCATGCCCGTGGTGCACACGTCACACGAGATGGCGGGGCAGATCTTCGTGCCGTGGATCAACCGGGTCCTGCTGGTCCTGATCGTGGCGGCCGTGCTCGGCTTCCGCTCGTCGGACAACCTGGGCGCCGCCTACGGCATCGCGGTCACCGGCACCATGGTCATCACCACCCTGCTGGCCCTGGTGGTGGCGCGCTACCAGTGGCGCTGGCGTCTTCCCGCGGTGCTCGCCACCGGCGCCTGCCTGCTCACCGTGGACCTTGGCTTCTTCAGCGCCAACCTGGTCAAGGTCGAGCACGGCGGCTGGTTTCCGCTGGCGCTGGGCCTGGGCGTTTTCGTGGCGATGACCACCTGGCGCCGCGGGCGCGAGCTGGTGGTGCGCGAAATCCAGCAAGGCGGCCTGGCGCTGGCGCCGTTCATCCGCAACCTGGCCGATCACCCGGCGACGCGGGTACCCGGCACGGCCGTGTTCCTTACCGCCAACCCCGAGTCGATCCCCAGCTCGCTGCTGCACAACCTCAAGCACAACAAGGTATTGCACGAACGCAACGTGCTGCTCACGGTGGAGACCCTGGATACGCCCCGGGCCGAGCCCGCCGAATGGTTCGAATGGACGGCGCTGGGCGAAGGATTCATTCGACTGCGCCTGCGCTTCGGCTTCGGCGAGGACCCGGATGTACCGCTGCGGCTGGCGCAATGCGGCCCGGCCGGCCTGCCGTTCGACATGATGGAAACCACCTTCTTCGTGTCGCGCGAGACCGTGGTGGCCGGCCGCCATGCCCACGGCATGGCGGCGTGGCGTGACCGCCTGTTCGCCTTCATGGCGCACAATGCGCTGTCCGCGACGGCGTTCTTCCAGATTCCTGGCAATCGGCGCATCGAGCTCGGATCGGAGGTGGAGATATGA
- a CDS encoding ATP-binding protein, whose product MHEPASRRRRGSIVADYLFATMVTLAAFALAFVADRYLSIANLSLILLTAVLAVAVRKRMAVAVYTAVLCFIGDNFFFTRPRHTLAVASADDVLAIGLFLIVALVCSRMATRLSSQVVSLRAAQLRARTLLQLGKQLATASDAAAIREVGARALTQAVGATARIDPAEGESTVERNGDSDDRWVVPLTVGAHDHGRVTFATPGSDEPDVERRELALAMGQDIALALERARLAHELEQARVQGETERLRNALLSSVSHDLRSPLASMIGAADTLVMYETQLPRGERQELLQSIVHEGQRLDRYIQNLLDMTRLGHGALRLHRDWVDATEVVVAATDRLRRFFPELAIRTALPQETVLLYVHPALIEQALFNVLENAAHFSPPGEAVNVEAAVTGEQLQIEVIDHGPGIPPDERSRIFDMFHSVSRGDRGNKGTGLGLSICRGMIGAHGGSVEALPTAGGGTTIRITLPLPPAPETSA is encoded by the coding sequence ATGCATGAGCCGGCGTCACGCCGCCGACGCGGTTCGATCGTAGCCGACTACCTGTTTGCCACGATGGTCACGCTGGCGGCCTTTGCGCTGGCTTTCGTCGCCGACCGCTACCTGTCGATCGCCAACCTGTCGCTGATCCTGCTGACCGCGGTGCTTGCCGTTGCGGTGCGCAAGCGCATGGCCGTGGCCGTCTATACCGCCGTGCTCTGTTTCATCGGCGACAACTTCTTCTTCACCCGGCCACGCCACACGCTGGCAGTCGCCAGCGCCGACGACGTGCTGGCGATCGGCCTGTTCCTGATCGTCGCCCTGGTCTGCAGCCGCATGGCCACCCGGCTCTCCAGCCAGGTCGTCTCGCTGCGTGCCGCCCAGTTGCGGGCACGCACGCTGTTGCAGCTTGGCAAGCAACTGGCTACCGCCAGCGATGCTGCAGCGATTCGCGAGGTCGGCGCGCGCGCACTGACGCAAGCTGTCGGTGCAACCGCGCGCATCGACCCTGCCGAGGGCGAATCCACGGTCGAACGGAACGGCGATTCTGACGATCGCTGGGTGGTTCCGTTGACCGTTGGCGCACATGACCATGGCAGGGTGACGTTTGCCACGCCGGGTTCGGACGAACCCGACGTCGAGCGGCGCGAGCTGGCGCTCGCAATGGGTCAGGACATTGCGCTGGCACTGGAACGCGCCCGTTTGGCGCACGAGCTGGAGCAGGCGCGCGTGCAAGGTGAAACCGAGAGACTGCGCAATGCCCTGCTCTCCTCCGTCTCGCACGACCTGCGCTCGCCGCTGGCATCGATGATTGGTGCTGCCGACACCCTTGTCATGTATGAAACGCAACTGCCGCGCGGCGAGCGGCAGGAGTTGCTGCAGTCGATCGTGCATGAGGGCCAGCGGCTGGACCGCTACATCCAGAACCTGCTGGACATGACCCGGCTCGGCCATGGCGCGCTCAGGCTGCATCGCGACTGGGTCGATGCGACCGAAGTGGTGGTCGCCGCCACCGACAGGTTGCGCCGGTTCTTCCCGGAACTCGCCATACGGACGGCACTGCCGCAGGAGACGGTGCTGCTCTACGTGCACCCGGCACTGATCGAGCAGGCGCTGTTCAACGTGCTGGAAAACGCCGCGCATTTCTCGCCGCCCGGCGAGGCCGTGAACGTGGAGGCGGCCGTGACCGGCGAACAGCTGCAGATCGAAGTGATCGACCACGGCCCGGGCATTCCGCCGGACGAGCGGTCGCGTATCTTCGACATGTTCCATTCGGTCTCGCGTGGCGACCGCGGCAACAAGGGCACCGGGCTGGGACTGTCGATCTGCCGCGGCATGATCGGCGCGCATGGCGGCAGCGTGGAAGCCTTGCCCACGGCCGGTGGCGGCACCACCATCCGCATCACCCTGCCACTGCCACCTGCACCGGAGACCAGCGCTTGA
- a CDS encoding winged helix-turn-helix domain-containing protein — protein sequence MQIRRFLDIGLRAEGYQVLLAASAAEGLTLAATQSPDLVILDLGLPDREGHEVLAELRQWSSVPVLMLSVRNAESEKVRALDNGANDYVTKPFGMQELMARLRALLRHHPATGTTDLPPRYDDGHLAIDLVRREVSLDGHEVALTRKEYAVLALLLRHAGRVVSQQQLLREVWGASHVQDTHYLRIVLGRLRQKLGDDPAAPRWLKTEPGVGYRFLEGTGELPPG from the coding sequence ATGCAGATCCGTCGCTTCCTCGACATCGGCCTGCGTGCCGAGGGTTATCAGGTACTGCTGGCGGCCAGCGCGGCGGAAGGTCTGACACTGGCTGCCACGCAGTCGCCCGACCTGGTCATCCTCGACCTGGGCCTGCCCGATCGCGAAGGCCACGAAGTGCTGGCCGAACTGCGCCAGTGGAGCTCGGTGCCGGTGCTGATGCTGTCCGTGCGCAACGCCGAGAGCGAGAAGGTGCGCGCGCTGGACAACGGCGCCAACGACTATGTGACCAAGCCGTTCGGCATGCAGGAACTGATGGCCCGGCTGCGCGCCCTGCTGCGCCACCATCCCGCAACCGGCACGACCGACCTGCCGCCACGTTATGACGATGGCCATCTGGCGATCGATCTGGTACGACGTGAAGTCAGCCTCGATGGCCACGAGGTCGCGTTGACCCGCAAGGAATACGCCGTGCTCGCGCTGCTGCTGCGCCATGCCGGCCGCGTGGTCAGCCAGCAACAGTTGCTGCGCGAGGTATGGGGTGCCAGCCACGTGCAGGACACCCACTACCTGCGCATCGTGCTGGGCCGCCTGCGCCAGAAGCTGGGCGATGATCCAGCCGCGCCGCGCTGGCTGAAGACCGAGCCTGGCGTAGGTTACCGCTTCCTGGAAGGCACCGGCGAATTACCGCCTGGCTGA
- a CDS encoding two-component system response regulator has product MSESETREVVLAIDDTAENLALISEVLRGEFKVKVAPGGARGLQLAQASTPPDLILLDIMMPEMDGYEVLRQLRADPRTRDIPVIFLTAMSSVEEERRGLELGAVDYITKPISPPLVQSRVRNHLQLKAARDFLKYKSEFLEREVQRRTREVTMIQEVTIRALASLAETRDNDTGNHILRTQHYVKLLAQKLARHPRFAAFLTEGTIDLLFKSAPLHDIGKIGIPDRILLKAGKLTPDEFEIMKMHTTLGGNAIANAEAAIGEEIGFLRYAKEIAYSHQEWWDGSGYPKGLKGDEIPISARLMAVADVYDALINKRVYKRAISHEEAVQVIREGRGTHFDPDVVDAFLGCADGIREIANRYKESSQVLVRQAERMITDLGGEEIEM; this is encoded by the coding sequence ATGAGCGAATCGGAAACCCGGGAAGTCGTGCTGGCCATCGACGATACCGCGGAAAACCTCGCCCTGATCAGCGAGGTGTTGCGCGGGGAGTTCAAGGTGAAGGTCGCCCCTGGTGGTGCGCGGGGATTGCAGCTGGCGCAGGCGTCGACGCCACCGGATCTGATCCTGCTCGACATCATGATGCCGGAGATGGATGGCTACGAAGTGCTGCGGCAGCTTCGGGCAGACCCGCGGACACGGGACATCCCGGTGATCTTCCTGACCGCGATGAGCTCGGTCGAGGAAGAACGCCGCGGCCTGGAGCTGGGCGCCGTCGACTACATCACCAAGCCGATCAGTCCACCGCTGGTGCAGTCGCGCGTGCGCAACCATCTGCAGCTCAAGGCGGCGCGTGACTTCCTGAAGTACAAGAGCGAGTTTCTGGAGCGCGAGGTGCAGCGGCGCACGCGGGAAGTCACGATGATCCAGGAGGTGACGATCCGCGCCCTGGCATCGCTGGCCGAAACCCGCGACAACGATACCGGCAACCACATCCTGCGCACCCAGCATTACGTGAAGCTGCTGGCGCAAAAGCTCGCCCGTCACCCGCGTTTCGCCGCCTTCCTGACCGAAGGCACGATCGACCTGCTGTTCAAGTCGGCACCGCTGCACGACATCGGCAAGATCGGCATTCCCGACCGGATTCTGCTCAAGGCGGGCAAGCTGACGCCGGACGAATTCGAAATCATGAAGATGCACACCACGCTGGGCGGCAACGCCATTGCCAATGCCGAAGCCGCCATCGGCGAGGAGATCGGCTTCCTGCGTTATGCCAAGGAGATCGCCTACAGCCACCAGGAATGGTGGGATGGCAGTGGCTATCCGAAGGGCCTGAAGGGAGACGAGATACCCATTTCGGCAAGGCTGATGGCCGTGGCGGACGTGTACGACGCATTGATCAACAAGCGCGTATACAAACGGGCGATATCCCATGAAGAGGCGGTGCAGGTCATCCGCGAAGGACGCGGAACGCACTTCGACCCGGACGTCGTCGATGCCTTCCTCGGCTGCGCGGACGGCATCCGCGAGATCGCGAACCGCTACAAGGAGTCATCGCAGGTCCTGGTGCGGCAGGCCGAGCGGATGATCACGGACCTTGGCGGCGAAGAGATCGAGATGTAG